In one window of Prevotella fusca JCM 17724 DNA:
- a CDS encoding lysylphosphatidylglycerol synthase transmembrane domain-containing protein encodes MNKKYQNIFFIFGLVVLIIMVTQLDFADAWQKIQHAGYWFFAVVVLWAFLYIFNTAAWFTIIRSQTKNQEERKSISFHWLYKVTVSGFALNYATPGGLMGGEPYRIMELTPKIGTERATSSVVLYAMTHIFSHFWFWLISIFLYILTQPVNLFMGMMLTLTFAFCVSAIWFFLTGYKKGLAIRVMNLVRHIPFIKKWAEPFVANHKEELDRIDTQIASLHNQNPRTFLTVVLLELSCRLCSALEIFFILLVLLPSVNYFDCILILAFTSLFANMLFFIPLQLGGREGGFLMSITGLGLTASAGVFVALLVRIRELIWTAIGLLLIKLEKRNK; translated from the coding sequence ATGAACAAGAAATATCAAAACATCTTTTTCATCTTCGGCTTGGTTGTACTCATCATCATGGTGACACAACTCGACTTCGCTGACGCATGGCAGAAGATCCAGCATGCCGGCTACTGGTTTTTTGCAGTAGTGGTGCTGTGGGCATTCCTTTATATCTTCAACACAGCAGCATGGTTCACCATTATACGCAGTCAGACCAAGAATCAGGAAGAACGGAAAAGCATTTCATTCCACTGGCTCTATAAGGTTACCGTGTCGGGATTTGCACTTAACTATGCAACTCCTGGTGGACTGATGGGTGGCGAACCTTACCGCATCATGGAACTGACACCAAAGATCGGGACTGAACGTGCTACTTCATCTGTCGTGCTGTATGCCATGACCCACATCTTCAGCCATTTCTGGTTCTGGCTCATTTCCATCTTCCTTTATATCCTCACACAGCCTGTCAATCTCTTTATGGGAATGATGCTGACACTGACCTTTGCGTTCTGTGTATCTGCCATCTGGTTCTTTCTCACAGGCTATAAGAAAGGGCTGGCAATCCGTGTGATGAACCTTGTACGCCATATTCCTTTCATAAAGAAGTGGGCAGAGCCGTTTGTGGCGAATCACAAAGAAGAACTCGACAGGATTGACACACAGATAGCTTCGCTCCACAATCAGAACCCTCGCACGTTCCTTACGGTTGTTCTGCTCGAATTATCCTGCCGACTCTGCAGTGCATTGGAGATTTTCTTCATCCTGCTGGTCCTTCTCCCATCGGTCAATTACTTTGACTGTATTCTCATTCTTGCCTTCACCTCTCTGTTTGCCAATATGCTTTTCTTCATCCCCCTGCAGTTAGGTGGCCGTGAAGGAGGCTTCCTCATGTCTATTACCGGTTTGGGACTTACCGCCAGCGCAGGTGTCTTTGTTGCTCTGCTTGTCCGCATCCGCGAACTCATCTGGACAGCTATCGGCTTACTGCTTATCAAGCTGGAGAAGCGTAACAAATAA
- a CDS encoding PdxA family dehydrogenase — translation MNENRKVRVAITHGDTNGIGYELIFKTFAEPEMLEICTPIVYGSPKVATYHRNALDIEANFTIIKDAREAQQGRLNLLPVFDDEIKVELGVASEESGTAGLRAVDCALEDYQQGLFDVLVTAPIDNNEQFHFSGQSRYIEDHLESEGTGLSILINEGLRVALATRNLPLRQVAESISKPSIVNNANALFQSLRRDFRLSCPRIAVLGLNPKAGDNGLLGSEEQEIISPAIEELVDNGIQAFGPYPADTFFGCNNAEQFDGILAMYYEQGLAPFRTLTACNGISYTAGLPLVRTSAEIPDSLSLAGKGIADELPFRHAIYLAIDIFRNRAEYEEPMGNPLPKLYKEKRDESDKVRFAIPRKRDDRTPHGEHHNTKETH, via the coding sequence ATGAACGAGAATAGAAAAGTCCGTGTAGCTATCACACACGGAGACACTAATGGCATTGGATATGAACTTATCTTCAAGACCTTTGCCGAGCCAGAGATGCTGGAGATTTGTACTCCCATCGTCTATGGTTCACCGAAAGTAGCCACGTATCATCGTAACGCACTGGATATTGAAGCAAACTTCACCATCATCAAGGATGCAAGGGAAGCACAGCAGGGACGACTCAACCTGTTGCCGGTATTCGATGATGAAATCAAGGTGGAACTGGGTGTAGCTTCTGAGGAGTCAGGTACCGCTGGTCTGAGAGCTGTTGACTGCGCTTTGGAGGATTATCAACAAGGGCTGTTTGATGTTCTGGTGACTGCTCCTATTGATAATAACGAACAATTCCACTTCAGCGGTCAGAGCCGATACATCGAGGATCATCTTGAATCGGAAGGAACAGGGCTGTCTATCCTCATCAATGAAGGACTGCGCGTTGCCCTCGCTACCCGTAACCTCCCACTGCGCCAAGTGGCAGAGTCAATCTCAAAGCCAAGCATTGTCAATAATGCAAACGCTCTCTTCCAGAGCCTGCGTCGTGACTTCCGCCTGTCATGTCCACGCATTGCCGTACTCGGCTTGAACCCGAAGGCTGGTGACAACGGTCTGTTAGGTTCTGAAGAACAGGAAATTATCTCTCCGGCTATCGAAGAGCTTGTTGACAATGGCATACAGGCTTTCGGTCCCTACCCTGCCGACACATTCTTTGGCTGCAACAATGCAGAACAGTTTGACGGCATACTGGCAATGTATTACGAGCAGGGACTGGCACCATTCCGCACACTCACAGCATGCAATGGCATCAGTTATACAGCAGGACTGCCTCTTGTCCGTACTTCTGCAGAGATTCCTGACAGTCTGTCACTGGCAGGAAAAGGCATTGCTGACGAACTTCCGTTCCGTCATGCAATCTACCTTGCCATTGACATCTTCCGCAACCGTGCAGAATATGAAGAGCCAATGGGCAATCCGCTTCCAAAACTTTACAAGGAAAAGAGGGACGAGAGCGACAAGGTACGTTTTGCCATACCACGCAAACGCGATGACCGCACGCCACATGGTGAACATCATAACACAAAGGAGACACATTAA
- the secG gene encoding preprotein translocase subunit SecG, whose amino-acid sequence MYTLFVILIVIAALLMIGVVLIQESKGGGLSSNFSSSNAIMGVRKTTDFIEKTTWGLAIAMVVISVASTIVAPSASTDESVIEKAATESNTTNPNNLPNFGASQQKQAAPAAQGGNTQAPKAPAAPAK is encoded by the coding sequence ATGTACACGTTATTCGTAATCCTTATCGTGATTGCAGCACTCTTGATGATCGGTGTTGTATTGATCCAGGAATCAAAGGGCGGCGGTCTTTCATCAAACTTCTCATCATCTAATGCTATCATGGGAGTTCGCAAGACAACTGACTTCATCGAGAAGACAACATGGGGTCTGGCTATCGCCATGGTTGTCATCAGCGTTGCAAGTACTATCGTTGCGCCATCAGCAAGTACCGATGAAAGTGTTATTGAAAAAGCTGCAACCGAGAGCAACACTACCAACCCTAACAACCTGCCTAACTTCGGCGCAAGCCAGCAGAAACAGGCTGCTCCTGCAGCACAGGGTGGTAACACACAGGCTCCGAAAGCACCTGCAGCTCCCGCAAAATAA
- a CDS encoding LptE family protein: protein MKIGKKLTSIRPLTWGVTATCLFLLAACSVSYKFNGASIDYNKVHTIQIAEFPIRSTYVWGPMGPMFNNQLKDVFANHTRLQQVKRNGDMKIEGEITQYQQRNKSVSSEGYSAQTELSITVNVRFTNNTNHREDFERQFTATSSYETSRSLNSVQEELVTQMVKDLTDQIFNATVANW, encoded by the coding sequence ATGAAGATAGGAAAGAAACTCACATCAATCCGCCCGCTGACATGGGGTGTGACAGCCACCTGCCTGTTTTTACTGGCAGCTTGCAGCGTGTCCTATAAATTTAATGGTGCAAGTATTGATTATAATAAGGTACACACCATACAAATAGCTGAATTCCCCATCCGTTCCACTTACGTATGGGGACCAATGGGTCCAATGTTCAACAACCAGTTAAAGGATGTATTTGCCAATCACACCCGCCTGCAACAGGTAAAACGCAACGGCGACATGAAGATTGAAGGTGAGATTACCCAGTACCAGCAACGCAACAAGAGCGTATCAAGCGAAGGATACTCTGCACAGACAGAACTTTCCATTACTGTCAACGTACGCTTTACAAACAACACGAATCACCGTGAAGATTTCGAGAGACAGTTCACTGCCACCTCAAGCTATGAAACAAGCCGGAGCTTGAATTCGGTACAGGAGGAACTCGTTACACAGATGGTAAAAGACCTTACGGACCAGATATTCAATGCGACTGTTGCCAACTGGTAA
- a CDS encoding sigma-54 interaction domain-containing protein: MNTTELQRTKQRYNIVGNNDALNRALDVALQVAPTDLSVLIIGESGVGKEIIPRVIHDNSPRRREKYFAINCGSIPEGTIDSELFGHEKGSFTGAIGESEGYFGIANKGTIFLDEVGELPMATQARLLRVLETGEYIRVGGQEIRKTDVRIVAATNVNMRKAISEGKFREDLFYRLNTIPIQMPPLRDRGEDIVLLFRLFAMQMAEKYRLPKITLTDEARQILLQYKWPGNVRQLKNITEQMSVLSEKREIDAETLLHFIPRDQDSTQLATIQGSGSHSYESERELLYKILYELRGNVSDLRRDLNNVRKQLEESRQLNGASGFQPAPPAVSNLPATSNKQAINPSGTIEQVEEAEAEEISEPETLNLNDIGKQLVEKALERNNGNRKKAALELGISDRTLYRRIRQYGLDKD, translated from the coding sequence ATGAATACAACCGAATTACAGAGAACCAAACAACGATATAACATCGTCGGTAACAACGATGCGCTGAATCGTGCTCTGGATGTCGCCTTGCAGGTGGCACCCACTGATTTGTCCGTGCTGATTATTGGTGAAAGCGGTGTCGGCAAGGAGATCATCCCTCGTGTCATCCACGACAACTCTCCTCGCCGTCGTGAGAAATACTTTGCCATCAACTGCGGTTCCATACCCGAAGGAACCATTGACAGCGAGCTTTTCGGACACGAGAAGGGTTCTTTTACTGGTGCTATCGGTGAGAGTGAAGGCTATTTTGGTATAGCAAACAAGGGCACAATATTCCTTGATGAGGTTGGCGAACTGCCTATGGCTACACAGGCCCGCCTGCTTCGTGTGCTCGAAACAGGTGAATATATCCGTGTGGGAGGACAGGAAATCCGCAAGACCGATGTGCGTATCGTGGCAGCAACCAATGTAAATATGCGTAAGGCAATCAGCGAAGGCAAGTTCCGTGAGGACCTGTTCTACCGCCTTAACACGATACCTATCCAGATGCCGCCACTTCGTGACCGTGGCGAGGACATCGTACTTCTCTTCCGCCTCTTTGCCATGCAGATGGCTGAGAAGTACCGCTTGCCAAAGATTACACTCACGGATGAAGCACGCCAGATTCTGTTACAATACAAATGGCCGGGTAACGTCCGCCAGCTGAAGAACATCACCGAGCAGATGTCTGTTCTCAGTGAGAAACGTGAGATTGATGCAGAAACACTGTTACACTTCATTCCACGTGACCAAGACAGCACACAGCTCGCTACCATACAAGGCAGCGGCTCACACAGTTATGAGAGCGAACGTGAACTTCTCTACAAGATTCTCTATGAATTGAGAGGCAATGTAAGCGACTTACGTCGTGATCTCAACAATGTCCGCAAGCAGTTGGAAGAAAGCAGACAACTTAACGGTGCAAGTGGCTTCCAGCCTGCCCCACCAGCTGTCTCCAACCTTCCCGCCACCTCGAACAAGCAAGCTATCAATCCATCAGGAACTATCGAACAGGTTGAAGAGGCCGAAGCAGAAGAGATTTCAGAACCGGAAACACTCAACCTGAATGACATCGGCAAGCAGCTGGTCGAAAAAGCATTGGAACGCAACAACGGCAACAGGAAGAAGGCAGCACTGGAGTTAGGTATCAGTGACCGCACACTCTATCGCCGTATCAGACAATACGGTTTAGACAAAGATTAA
- the rlmN gene encoding 23S rRNA (adenine(2503)-C(2))-methyltransferase RlmN, which translates to METAKKYLLGMTLGELKEVAKSLGMPAFTGGQIAKWLYTQHVKSIDEMTNISKANREKLAAEYAIGCKEPIDAQHSKDGTIKYLFPTDSGKFVETVYIPDEDRATLCVSSQVGCKMNCLFCQTGKQGFEGSLSATDILNQIYSLPERDKLTNIVFMGQGEPMDNLDNVLRTTEVMTADFGYGWSPKRITVSSVGVKGKLKRFLEESDCHVAISMHTPLHDQRTELMPAEKGMSIESIVELLRNYDFSHQRRLSFEYIVFKDFNDSEEHAKAIVQLLKGLDCRINLIRFHPIPDIPLQGVDDHKMEKFRNYLTQHGVFTTIRASRGQDIFAACGLLSTAKKIEEERGRKGKKVKG; encoded by the coding sequence ATGGAAACAGCAAAGAAGTATTTGTTGGGGATGACACTTGGCGAGCTGAAAGAGGTTGCCAAGTCGCTCGGAATGCCAGCCTTTACAGGCGGACAGATAGCCAAATGGCTCTATACACAGCATGTGAAAAGCATTGATGAGATGACAAACATCTCGAAAGCGAACAGAGAGAAACTCGCTGCTGAATATGCTATTGGCTGCAAAGAGCCTATCGACGCACAGCACTCTAAGGATGGAACCATCAAATACCTCTTCCCTACTGATAGCGGTAAGTTTGTCGAAACGGTGTATATACCAGACGAAGACCGTGCCACACTCTGTGTTTCTTCACAGGTGGGATGCAAGATGAACTGCCTTTTCTGCCAGACAGGAAAGCAGGGTTTTGAAGGCAGCCTGTCAGCTACTGACATTCTCAATCAGATTTATTCACTCCCTGAACGTGACAAACTGACGAATATTGTCTTCATGGGACAGGGTGAACCGATGGATAATCTTGACAATGTATTGCGTACCACAGAAGTTATGACAGCTGACTTCGGCTACGGCTGGTCGCCAAAGCGCATCACGGTAAGCAGTGTCGGCGTCAAAGGGAAACTGAAACGATTCCTCGAAGAGAGCGACTGTCACGTTGCAATCAGTATGCACACCCCCCTGCACGACCAACGCACAGAGCTGATGCCGGCAGAAAAGGGCATGTCTATCGAGAGCATTGTTGAGTTACTCCGCAATTACGATTTCTCCCATCAACGCCGTCTATCGTTTGAATACATTGTCTTCAAGGACTTTAATGACAGCGAGGAGCATGCGAAAGCCATCGTGCAACTGCTTAAAGGACTGGACTGCCGCATCAATCTTATCCGCTTCCATCCTATCCCTGACATCCCGCTGCAGGGTGTTGACGACCACAAGATGGAGAAATTCAGAAACTATCTGACACAACACGGGGTCTTCACAACTATCCGTGCCAGCCGCGGACAGGACATTTTTGCAGCCTGCGGTTTGCTCTCTACAGCAAAGAAGATTGAGGAGGAAAGAGGAAGAAAAGGTAAAAAGGTAAAAGGGTAA
- a CDS encoding DUF6078 family protein gives MESKNIYQDAPKHYLLCYNTTCKKAKTCLHQIVACENINKEKIVQCVNPSVSSGENCDYYKADRIVRIAYGMEHTFDKVLAADIARIRGALVRHFGNGSYYVRRNGKKGITPAEQEYINSIFIAYGYAEGASFDNYKDEREW, from the coding sequence ATGGAAAGCAAGAACATATATCAAGATGCACCGAAACACTACCTTCTATGCTATAACACAACATGCAAGAAGGCAAAGACGTGCCTGCACCAGATAGTTGCATGTGAAAACATCAATAAAGAGAAAATCGTACAATGCGTAAATCCATCTGTTAGCAGTGGAGAAAACTGTGACTACTACAAGGCAGACCGTATTGTACGCATAGCTTACGGCATGGAACATACGTTCGACAAAGTACTGGCAGCCGATATTGCAAGGATTCGAGGTGCGCTCGTCAGGCACTTCGGGAACGGCTCTTACTATGTTCGCCGCAATGGCAAAAAAGGCATAACACCAGCTGAACAGGAATATATTAACAGCATCTTCATAGCTTACGGATACGCAGAAGGAGCCAGTTTCGATAATTACAAGGACGAACGGGAATGGTAA
- a CDS encoding glutathione peroxidase — protein sequence MATVYDFNLKDKKGNEVSLETYKGKVLLIVNTATGCGFTPQYEELEEMYRSLKEKGLEILDVPCDQFGHQAPGTDEEIHEFCTAKFGTDFPQFKKSEVNGANELPLYTWLKSEKGYAGGAYEEKLAAIMEDLYNKANTEPRKQNDIQWNFTKFLVNRNGEVVARFEPTVDLKEVQKAVEAAL from the coding sequence ATGGCAACAGTTTATGATTTTAATCTGAAAGACAAGAAAGGTAATGAGGTAAGCCTCGAGACATACAAGGGTAAGGTGCTCCTTATCGTCAATACAGCAACAGGTTGTGGCTTCACTCCACAGTATGAGGAGTTGGAGGAAATGTACCGCAGTCTGAAGGAGAAGGGTCTTGAGATTCTTGATGTTCCATGTGACCAGTTCGGTCATCAGGCACCAGGTACAGACGAGGAGATTCATGAGTTCTGTACAGCAAAGTTCGGTACTGACTTCCCACAGTTCAAGAAGAGCGAGGTAAACGGTGCTAACGAGCTTCCTCTCTACACATGGTTGAAGAGCGAGAAGGGCTATGCTGGCGGTGCTTATGAGGAGAAGTTGGCTGCTATCATGGAGGACCTTTACAACAAGGCAAACACAGAGCCACGCAAGCAGAACGACATCCAGTGGAACTTCACTAAGTTCCTCGTTAACCGCAATGGTGAGGTTGTTGCACGCTTCGAGCCAACAGTTGACCTCAAGGAGGTTCAGAAGGCTGTTGAGGCTGCGCTCTAA
- a CDS encoding DoxX family protein, with protein MNKVKTIFRLLLGAFMTYAGVSHLTFNRLEFVAQVPMWLRFSDRFTDFVVLSSGVVEIALGLSMLFLYKHKAVVGALLALFFVLIFPGNLNQYFYHIDSFGLNTDSARLIRLFFQPVLIAWALWSTGGWQVCKEWISKLRSKS; from the coding sequence ATGAACAAAGTAAAGACGATTTTCCGCCTCCTTTTAGGGGCATTTATGACCTATGCCGGTGTGTCACATCTGACGTTCAACCGCTTGGAGTTTGTGGCGCAGGTGCCCATGTGGCTTCGTTTCTCAGACAGATTTACCGACTTTGTGGTTCTCTCTTCCGGCGTGGTGGAGATTGCATTGGGGCTGAGTATGCTCTTCTTATACAAGCATAAGGCGGTTGTGGGAGCGTTGCTCGCTCTTTTCTTCGTGCTTATCTTCCCTGGAAACCTCAATCAGTATTTCTATCATATTGATTCTTTCGGACTGAATACTGACAGTGCACGCCTTATCCGACTCTTCTTCCAGCCTGTACTGATTGCGTGGGCATTGTGGTCTACAGGTGGATGGCAGGTTTGCAAGGAATGGATTTCAAAGTTAAGAAGTAAGTCATAG